The following proteins are encoded in a genomic region of Phycisphaera sp.:
- a CDS encoding DUF4112 domain-containing protein translates to MPSPTPERAALALRRVRAVSRWMDTRFRVPGTGYRFGLDPIISLLPFAGDAVSVGISVYPLMEARRAGVRRRTLLKMAANLGLDFLVGLVPLVGVVPDAWYKANTRNLELMEKELGDVAGDIAHTVANG, encoded by the coding sequence ATGCCCAGCCCCACCCCCGAACGCGCCGCCCTCGCCCTGCGCCGCGTCCGCGCGGTCTCGAGGTGGATGGACACCCGCTTCCGCGTCCCGGGCACGGGCTACCGCTTCGGCCTGGACCCCATCATCAGCCTGCTGCCCTTCGCCGGCGACGCGGTGTCGGTGGGCATCAGCGTGTACCCGCTCATGGAAGCCCGGCGCGCGGGCGTGCGGCGTAGGACGCTGCTGAAGATGGCCGCCAACCTGGGCCTCGACTTCCTGGTCGGTTTAGTCCCGCTCGTCGGCGTCGTGCCCGACGCGTGGTACAAGGCCAACACGCGGAACCTGGAGCTGATGGAGAAGGAACTCGGCGATGTGGCGGGCGACATCGCGCATACGGTTGCCAATGGCTAA